The proteins below are encoded in one region of Helianthus annuus cultivar XRQ/B chromosome 2, HanXRQr2.0-SUNRISE, whole genome shotgun sequence:
- the LOC110913797 gene encoding probable carboxylesterase 12: MDSSSDQIIREIPGFIRIYKDGRCQKLTGNDTVPTGVDPDNGVQSKDVVIQPETPLSVRLYIPKPQNPPVKKLPLLIYYHGGGFIIESAASPLYHNFLNLIAAESGAVIVSVDYRRAPEHPVPACFDDSWEAIKWVGQHVDGNGPEPWLNELADHGNMFFAGDSAGANIAHHMAIRVGSENLTRSVRLKGVVLLHPYFWGSERVGSEPEDNPVSAMVGEIWKLAHPGTSGVDDPLINPAMDPKVSDLGCSKVLVFVAEKDLLKDRGYYYKDILGKNGWNGDIEIIEDKGVEHVFFLFHPSLDSACTLRKRIGTFINGHD; this comes from the coding sequence ATGGACTCATCATCCGATCAAATCATCAGAGAAATTCCCGGATTCATCCGAATTTACAAAGATGGCCGGTGCCAAAAACTCACCGGTAACGACACCGTTCCCACCGGCGTGGATCCTGATAACGGCGTCCAATCAAAAGACGTCGTTATCCAACCGGAGACCCCCCTCTCCGTTAGGCTTTACATTCCTAAACCCCAAAATCCACCGGTCAAAAAACTCCCCTTGTTAATCTACTATCATGGCGGCGGATTCATCATCGAATCCGCAGCCTCACCGCTTTACCATAACTTCTTAAACCTCATCGCGGCGGAATCCGGCGCCGTCATAGTCTCTGTCGACTATCGGAGGGCGCCGGAGCATCCGGTTCCCGCCTGCTTCGACGACTCATGGGAAGCAATCAAGTGGGTCGGGCAACACGTCGACGGGAATGGACCCGAGCCATGGCTTAACGAGTTAGCCGATCATGGAAACATGTTTTTCGCCGGGGACAGTGCGGGCGCTAATATTGCGCACCATATGGCAATCCGGGTCGGGTCGGAAAACCTGACTCGGAGCGTAAGACTTAAGGGTGTCGTCCTGCTCCACCCGTATTTTTGGGGGAGCGAACGGGTGGGATCAGAACCTGAGGACAACCCAGTGAGTGCAATGGTGGGCGAGATATGGAAGCTCGCCCACCCGGGAACAAGCGGGGTGGATGACCCACTTATTAACCCGGCTATGGATCCGAAAGTTTCGGATCTTGGATGCTCCAAGGTACTTGTTTTTGTTGCTGAGAAGGATCTTTTGAAGGATAGGGGATATTATTACAAGGACATTTTGGGTAAAAATGGGTGGAATGGAGATATAGAGATTATTGAGGATAAAGGGGTTGAACATGTGTTTTTCCTATTCCACCCTTCTCTTGATAGTGCTTGTACCCTACGCAAGAGAATTGGTACCTTCATAAACGGTCATGATTAA